The following are from one region of the Etheostoma spectabile isolate EspeVRDwgs_2016 chromosome 15, UIUC_Espe_1.0, whole genome shotgun sequence genome:
- the lrrc4ba gene encoding leucine-rich repeat-containing protein 4B: MRIATLTCLPGPSPFLFLLAQLLLRLLLPGSELVGAASSCPSLCTCSNQASRVICTRQNLEEVPESISVNTRYLNLQENSIQVIKSDTFKHLRHLEILQLSKNQIRQIEIGAFNGLPNLNTLELFDNRLTLVPSHAFEYLSKLRELWLRNNPIETLPGYAFHRVPSLRRLDLGELKKLDFISDAAFVGLINLRYLNLGMCGLKDIPKLTALVRLEELELSGNRLEIIRPGSFQGLVSLRKLWLMHSQVSVIERNAFDDLKSLEELNLSHNSLHSLPHDLFTPLHQLERVHLNHNPWICNCDVLWLSWWLKETVPSNTTCCARCHAPPVLKGKYIGELDQSHFTCFAPVIVEPPTDLNVTEGMAAELKCRTSTSTTSVNWITPNGTLMTHGSYRVRISVLHDGTLNFTNVTLRDTGQYTCMVTNAAGNTTATAVLNVTAADASVNYTYFTTVTVETVETPGDKESALVAINETFIRVYPGPTPSGHLWPDGVPTTASSLSAAWSSSSPRATRPTFTVPITEPGFSGLDDVMKTTKIIIGCFVAITFMAAVMLVVFYKLRKQHQLHKHHGPARAIEIINVEDELGAGANGRGSGISGGSTVTQSGSSIGGGQNLRLHHPEIVNLPNLARSEHLNHYYKTHHFNNNMMSLGMGTGTGVGLNNNNNPSSCSQSQNTSISCSQVTTSGGTPTGGTLPCPVPLPQLGLHSSLKGLMGKNQNEPLLFKSGSKENVQETQI; the protein is encoded by the exons ATGCGCATCGCCACGCTGACCTGCCTTCCCGGCCCttcccccttcctctttctatTGGCCCAGCTTCTACTGCGGCTCCTCCTCCCTGGGTCGGAGTTGGTGGGAGCCGCTTCCTCCTGCCCCTCCCTCTGCACCTGCTCCAACCAGGCCAGCCGAGTCATCTGCACCAGGCAGAACCTGGAGGAGGTGCCTGAAAGCATATCAGTCAACACACGATACCTCAACCTGCAGGAGAACTCCATACAG GTTATCAAGTCCGACACTTTCAAGCACTTGAGACACCTTGAGATCCTCCAGCTCTCCAAGAATCAGATCCGTCAGATTGAAATCGGAGCATTCAATGGCCTCCCCAACCTCAACACATTGGAGCTCTTCGACAACCGTCTCACACTGGTGCCATCACATGCCTTTGAGTACCTCAGCAAGCTACGGGAGCTGTGGCTGCGCAACAACCCCATTGAGACTCTGCCAGGCTATGCCTTCCACCGTGTGCCCTCGCTACGTCGCCTGGACCTGGGTGAGCTCAAGAAGTTGGATTTCATCTCAGACGCAGCCTTTGTGGGCCTCATCAATCTACGCTACCTGAATCTGGGCATGTGTGGGCTGAAGGACATTCCCAAACTGACAGCGCTTGTGCGTTTGGAGGAGCTGGAGCTGTCAGGAAACCGACTGGAGATCATCCGACCCGGGTCCTTCCAGGGCCTGGTGTCCCTACGCAAGCTGTGGCTAATGCACTCACAGGTGTCCGTCATTGAGCGCAACGCCTTTGATGACCTGAAAAGCCTGGAAGAGCTCAACCTGTCCCATAATTCCCTGCACTCCTTGCCCCATGACCTGTTTACACCTCTTCATCAGCTGGAGAGGGTACACCTCAACCACAACCCCTGGATCTGCAACTGTGATGTGCTTTGGCTAAGTTGGTGGTTGAAAGAGACGGTGCCCAGCAACACCACCTGCTGCGCCCGCTGCCACGCTCCGCCAGTTTTAAAGGGCAAGTACATTGGAGAGCTTGACCAGAGTCACTTCACCTGCTTTGCGCCTGTCATTGTGGAACCCCCTACAGACCTCAATGTCACCGAGGGTATGGCTGCTGAGCTCAAGTGTCGCACAAGCACCTCCACGACATCTGTCAACTGGATCACCCCGAATGGCACACTAATGACCCATGGCTCCTACCGGGTACGGATATCCGTCCTGCATGATGGCACACTCAACTTCACGAATGTCACTCTGCGTGATACGGGCCAGTACACCTGCATGGTTACCAACGCTGCTGGCAATACCACGGCAACTGCTGTCCTCAATGTCACCGCCGCTGATGCCAGTGTCAACTACACCTACTTTACAACAGTCACAGTGGAAACAGTTGAGACCCCTGGAGATAAAGAGTCTGCATTGGTAGCCATCAATGAAACATTCATACGGGTTTACCCTGGCCCCACGCCCTCGGGCCACCTGTGGCCAGACGGTGTTCCTACCACTGCCTCCTCTCTGTCAGCAGCCtggtcctcctcctctcctcggGCCACCCGACCCACGTTCACTGTGCCCATCACTGAGCCAGGCTTCTCAGGCTTGGATGATGTGATGAAGACCACCAAAATCATCATTGGCTGCTTTGTAGCCATTACCTTCATGGCAGCGGTGATGCTTGTGGTGTTCTACAAGCTGAGGAAACAGCACCAGCTGCATAAACACCATGGCCCTGCTCGTGCTATTGAGATCATCAATGTGGAGGATGAGCTGGGGGCTGGGGCCAATGGTCGGGGCAGTGGCATCTCAGGAGGCTCCACGGTGACGCAGAGCGGAAGTAGTATAGGAGGGGGCCAGAACCTCAGGCTGCACCACCCAGAGATAGTCAACCTGCCGAACCTGGCCCGATCAGAGCACCTCAACCACTACTACAAAACTCATCActtcaacaacaacatgatGAGCCTGGGCATGGGCACAGGCACTGGTGTGggcctcaacaacaacaacaacccatcATCTTGCTCTCAGTCTCAGAACACGTCTATATCCTGTTCCCAGGTGACAACCAGTGGAGGAACGCCCACAGGTGGCACCCTGCCCTGCCCTGTGCCCCTGCCCCAGTTGGGTCTCCATAGCTCTCTGAAAGGCCTAATGGGGAAAAACCAGAATGAGCCCCTGCTTTTTAAGAGCGGCTCCAAGGAAAATGTGCAAGAGACTCAAATTTGA